The window CGCCAGGACAGGTCCACGGTGCGCTGGGTGCCGGAGCCGGTCACCGTGGAGGCGAACGTCACCAGCCGGTCGGTGGCGTCCGGACGCCGGTCGAAGAGCACGTCCTCGACGAGTTCGAGGAGGTCGGCGGGGATGTCCTGGTAGACGGCGAGCTGGCCGGCGTTGACGATGCCCATGTCCAGCCCGGCCCGTACGGCGTGCAGCAGGAACGCCGAGTGCATCGCCTCGCGTACGACGTCGTTGCCCCGGAAGGAGAAGGACAGGTTGGAGATGCCGCCGCTGGTCCTGGCCCCGGGGCAGCGTTCCTTGATCAGTGGGAGCGCGTCGATGAACGCCTTCGCGTACCCGTTGTGTTCGGCGATTCCGGTCGCCACGGCCAGGACGTTCGGGTCGAAGACGATGTCCTCGGGCGCGAACCCGGCCTGTTGGGTGAGCAGGTCGTAGGCGCGGGCGCAGATCGACACCTTGCGCTCGACCGTGTCGGCCTGGCCGAGTTCGTCGAAGGCCATCACGACGACGCCGGCACCGTAGTCCCGGATCCGGCGGGCCTGGGCGAGGAACGACTCCTCACCCTCCTTGAGGCTGATCGAGTTGACCACGCCCTTGCCCTGTACGCACCGCAGCCCGGCCTCCAGCACGCTCCACCGCGAGCTGTCGATCATGACCGGGATCCGGGCGACCTCCGGTTCGGTCGCGATCAGGTTCAGGAAAGTGGTCATCGCCCGCTCGCTGTCGAGCAGGTCGGCGTCCATGTTGACGTCGAGGATGTTGGCGCCGCCGCGTACCTGTTCGAGGGCGACGTCGACGGCGCCCTGGTGGTCGCCGGCCTCGATCAGCCGGCGGAACCGGGCCGAGCCGGTGACGTTGGTCCGCTCCCCGATCATCACGAACCCGGTGTCGGGGCCGATCGCGAACGGCTCCAGGCCGCTGAACCGGGTCTGGGCCGGCGGTGCCGGCACCGGCCGGGTCGGGCGCCCGGCGACGGCGGCGGCGACCTGCGCGATGTGTGCCGGGCTGGTGCCGCAGCAGCCGCCGACGATGTTGACCATCCGGTCGTCGGCGAACTCGCGCAGCAGCCGACCGGTCTCCTCGGGCTGCTGGTCGTATCCGCCGAAGGCGTTCGGCAGGCCGGCGTTCGGGTGGCAGGCGACGTAGGTGTTGGCGAGCCGGGACAGGTCGGCGACGTGCGGGCGCACCTCGGCGGCGCCGAGCGCGCAGTTGACCCCGACCACCAGCGGCTCGGCGTGCTCGACCGAACTCCAGAACGCCTCGACGGTCTGCCCGGACAGGGTTCGACCGCTCAGGTCGACGATGGTCACCGAGATCCACAGCGGCAGGTCCGGCGCGACCTCGCGGGCTGCCGCGATCGCCGCCTTCGCGTTGAGCGTGTCGAAGATCGTCTCGATCATCAGGATGTCGACGCCACCGTCGGCGAGCGCCCGGATCTGCTCCGCGTACGCGTCCCGGACCCGGTCGAACGTCACCGCCCGGTAGGCCGGATCCTCCACCCGGGGCGACAGCGACAGGGTCACGTTCAGCGGGCCGACCGACCCGGCGACGAACCGGCCGCCCAGCTCGTCGGCGGCCTGCCGGGCCAGTTGGGCGCCGCGCAGGTTCATCTCCCGGACCAGCGACTCCAGGCCGTAGTCGGCCTGGGCGATGCTCGTCGCGGTGAAGGTGTTCGTCGTGGTGATGTCCGCGCCGGCCGCCAGGTACTGCCGGTGTACGTCGAGGATCACGTCCGGCCGGGTCAGGTTCAGCAGGTCCGGGTCGCCGGTCACGTCGTGCGAGTGGTTCGGCAGCAGCTCGCCCCGGTAGTCCGCCGGGGTGAGCCCGGCGCCCTGCAACATCGTGCCCCAGGCCCCGTCCAGCACCACGATGCGCTGGTCCAGCAGCTCCCGGAGCGCCCGGGTACGGGACGCCCGGTTGATGTCGGGGCTCGAAGACGTGTGCATAGGCCACCTCCGCTGTTCAACGGAGGCGCCCTTGCAGTCTGCGGTGAAGATCCGGGTCGAGCGTGGCGGGCGTCTTCGCCCGTTGCAGCGCCTCTCGACCTGAGAGATCCAGGGTACGGGATGCAACGCCGGGACGCCGAAACTCGGCATTCCGTGGGACGGCGGATTCGGCGGAGGGTGGAACGGTTCAGCGGACGTCGTAGCCGAGCAGCGGGGTGCCGTTGGAGCGGAGGACCTCCAGCCGGACCAGGTCCATGCCGGAGAACCGGGTCGCCCCGGTGAAGGTGACCTCCTCGCCGGGGGCGGCCAGCCAGGATCCGACCTGCTCGGCGGCACCGTCCGGCCCGTACGCGACCAGGCGGTAGGTGTAGGTCCTCGGGTGGGTGCCGCTGCTGACGTACTCGCAGCGCATGATCACCTCGGTACCCCATCTGGTGCCGTTGAGTCCGATCTCGGCGCGTACCGGCACGGCGCCGGCCACCGGTTCCATCGCGACCATCCGTACCTGGACGTCGGTGGTGGTCGGGGTGGCGCTGGGCGGGGCGGCGGCGGGGGTCCCCGGATCGCCGCCGAGGAGCCGGTCCGTACCGAGCCCGAGCACGACCGCCAGGCAGGCGGCGGCGAGCACGGTGCCGGCGTACCGGGCGCGGGTGACCCGGCGTTGGCGGCGTTGCGCCGTCCGGGCGGCCGTCAGCAGCTCGGGCAGTCGGGACTCGACGGTCGGCGACGGCGCGGTGATCAGCGCCAACCCGTCGGCGTCCAGCCGGCTCAGCAGCCCCGGCAGGGCCGCGATCTCGGCGACCGCCTGCCGGCAGGACGGGCAGCTCGCGAGATGACGTTCGTACGCGGCGCGGTCGGCCGGAGCGAGCGCACCCAGCACGTACGCGCCGTCGTCGAAGGCGAAGTCACACCGCTCGTCGGGCTCGCTCATCTATTGGGTCACCCCCATCTCCGCCAGCACCAACCGTAGGGATCGCAACGCGTAGTGCGTCCGCGACTTCACCGTGCCCGGCGGTACGCCCAGCCGCGCCGCCGCCTCGGCAACCGACCGCCCCTGGTAGAAGCACTCCACCAGCACCTCGCGGTGGGTGGAGGAGAGCCGGGCGAGGGCCTCGGCCACCATCCACGCCTCCACCGCCCGGTCCGCCTCGTCGGTCAACTGCGGCGGCTCGGGCAACTCGTCGGTGATCACCTCACCGATCCGGGACGTACGCCGCCGCCAGGCGTCGATCGCCAGGTTGCGGGCGGTGGTGAACAGCCAGGCCCGGACCGAGCCGCGCGCCGGATCCAGCGCCTCCGGATGGCGCCAGGCCCGCAGCAGGGTCTCCTGAACCAGGTCCTCCGCCCGCTGGCGGTCGCCGTTGACCAGGCGCAGGGAGTGCGCGAAGAGCGCCTCGGCGTGCTCGTCGTGCAGCGCGCGCAGGAGTTCGGCGTCCCGGTCGCTGATGGCAACCTCCTCGGTGCCGCACCCGGCGCCGGCGCTCCCGACACCCTTGCGAACTGTTCCACGTAATCCACGGGCGATCGGTTCACCCGCCCTGCCGGTGATCCACCCGTCCCCCCTCGGCGCACTTGTTCATGTGGGGTTCACCACAGCGCTGACAGGCGCTCACAGCGCACTCCTAGCGTGCGGCTCACCCACCCACGCGCTTGTCACCGGGTGCGGCCAGCACTTTTACGTGTAAATGCCTTGATCGCTGACAAAGTGCCCCACCCGATCGTCTGATCCAGCCAAGGAGGCCATCCCACATGAGCGACCGTCCCCGGCTGCTCCCCCTGCTCGGCCAGACCGGCCCCCACGGTGGCCGCGACGCAATGACCTGCCTGTACCGCTGCGGCAACGCCTGCGACCACCCGGTACCGAACGAGTCGGACAACGAATACTTCGGTGACGTGGTCAAGGCCGAGGTCACCCGGCGCGGTGTGGTCCGGGCCGGCGCGGTCGGTGCCCTGGTGCTCGGCTTCGGCGGTGCCGCCGCCGGTGCGCTGGCCGGCGCGGCTCCCGCCCTCGCCGCCCCGGGCGGAACCCCGGCCCTGCCGGACGTCGAGTCGTTCACCGCCCGCAAGCCCCCGGCCGGCAACGGCGCACTGACCTTCAAGGCGATCCCGCCGAACAAGCTCGACACCCTGGTGGTCCCGAACGGGTACGACCACGCCGTGGTGGCCCGCTGGGGCGACCCGGTCGTGCCGGACGCGCCCGAGTTGGACGTCCACCACCAGACCGCGGCCCGGCAGTCGAAGCAGTTCGGTTACAACAACGACTTCGTCGCCGTCCTGCCGCTGGACAACAAGGGCAACCGGGCGCTGCTCGTGGTCAACCACGAGTACACCAACGAGGAGCTGATGTTCCCGGGCTTCACCTCGCTGGACGCGCTCACGGTCGAGCAGGTCCGGGCCACCATCGCCGCGCACGGTCTGTCCGTGGTGGAGTTGGAGCGGGTCGACGGCACCGGCGAGTGGAAGCTGGTCCGCAGCGGCAAGCGGCCGTACAACCAGCGGATCACCGCCCTGAACACCCGGTTCGACTTCACCGGCCCGGCCGCCGGCTCGGCCTGGTTGAAGACCGCGGCGGACCCGCGCGGCAAGGTCGCCATCGGTACGCTCAACAACTGCGCCGGTGGGGTCACCCCGTGGGGCACCGTGCTCTCCGGCGAGGAGAACTTCAACCAGTACTTCGTCGGCGGCGACGGTGCGCCCGAGGCGCTCAAGCCGAAGCTGGCCCGGTACGGCATCCCGGTCACCGAGCGCTACCCGAGCGGCAGCCGCAAGTGGGACCGCGCCGACGAGCGCTTCGACCTGGCCAAGCACCCCAACGAGGCGCACCGGTTCGGCTGGGTGGTCGAGGTGGACCCGCTCGACCCGGAGGCGAAGCCGCGCAAGCACACCGCGCTCGGCCGGCTCAAGCACGAGGGCGCGAACGTCATCATCGCCAAGTCCGGCCACGTGGTCGCGTACATGGGTGACGACGAGCGGTTCGACTACATGTACAAGTTCGTCTCCGACAAGAAGTACATCAAGGGCAACTCCTGGACCGCCCGGCAGCACAACCTGACCCTGCTGGAGTCCGGCACCCTGTACGTCGCCAAGCTCGACTACACCAGCGCCGACGAGATCGACGGTTCGGGCAAGCTCCCGACCGACGGCGCGTTCAACGGCCGGGGCCGGTGGATCAAGCTCGTCCGGGGCAACACCTCGTACGTGCCCGGCATGACCGCCGCGGACGTACTGACGTTCACCCGGCTCGCCGGTGACGCGGTCGGTGCGACCAAGATGGACCGGCCGGAGGACGTCGAGCCGTCGCAGGTCACCGGCAAGATCTACGTCGCGTTGACCAACAACACCAACCGGGGTGTTGGCACGAACCCCAAGGTCGACGAGGCGAACCCGCGCAACGCCAACAAGCACGGGCAGATCCTGGAGATCGTCGAGGACAAGGGCGACCACACCGGCGAGAACTTCGCCTGGTCGCTGCCGATCGTCTGTGGGGACCCGACCGACCCGTCGACCTTCTTCGCCGGGTACGACAAGACCAAGGTCTCGCCGATCTCCTGCCCGGACAACGTGGCCTTCGACGGCGCGGGCAACCTCTGGATCTCCACCGACGGCAACGCGCTGGGCAGCAACGACGGCCTCTTCGCCACCCCGATCGAGGGTCCGGAGAAGGGTCACCTGAAGCAGTTCCTGACCGTACCGATCGGTGCCGAGACCTGCGGCCCGTTCATCAGCACCGACAACCGCTCGGTCTTCGTCGCCGTACAGCACCCGGGCGAGATCAGCGGGGCCTCGATCGAGAAGCCGGCGTCGAACTGGCCGGACGGCGACTTCGCCAAGCCGGGTGTGGTCGTCACCTGGCGCCTGGACGGCGGCCCGGTGGGAAGCTGATCCACCGGAAACTGATCTGACCGACCCCGCCCGGACCGGCACACCGCCGGCTCCGGGCGGGTTCGTGTTCGCGGTCGTCAGCGGCTTGTCTGCTCGGCGGACCGGCGCAGCAAAGTCAGGCCTTCGGCTTCGACGCACCAGGGCCTACCGTCGACCCCGAGGACCGCCCCCGGTCAGGTCTCGGTGGCGAGGCCGTCGGCGACCGCGCGGGCCACCGTCAGCAGCTTGGCCCGGACCACCCGCGCCGAGGTCATCATCTCCGCCGCCGGCAGGGCGCAGGCCAGCACGACCCGGCGTTCCATGTCCTTGTCCGGGGTGACCAGCACTGCGGCACAGGCGACCCCCTGGCGGTACTGCCCCAGCTCCAGGTGCATCCCCCGCCGGTCACCGGCGGTCAGGTCGGCCTCGAAGGTGTCGGTCGCGGTCAGCGTCGCGGTGGTGAACGGGCGCATCCCGTACTCCCGGAGGTACCGGAAGCGCTGCTCGGGCGTGAGCGTGGCGAGCAGGGCCTTGCCGAGGGCGGTCGCGTGGGCACCCTCGTCGAAGCCGGGCACAAGATCCTCGAGGTACGGCGACCGTGGACCCTCCGCGACCGCGGTGATCGCCACCTGCCCGCCGACGAACCGGCCGAGGAAGTGGCTGTAACCGCTGTCCGAGGCGGCCCGACGCAGCGCCTCGCCGACCACCGGCGGCCCCCGGAACGCCGTCACCAGCTCCCGGTAGCGGTCGGCCACCTCCAGCCCGACGATGTACGTGCCGTCCTCGCGCCGGATCACGTAACCCTCGTACGCGAGCGTGCGCACCAGGTGGTAGGTGGTG of the Micromonospora sp. NBC_01796 genome contains:
- the metH gene encoding methionine synthase, whose product is MHTSSSPDINRASRTRALRELLDQRIVVLDGAWGTMLQGAGLTPADYRGELLPNHSHDVTGDPDLLNLTRPDVILDVHRQYLAAGADITTTNTFTATSIAQADYGLESLVREMNLRGAQLARQAADELGGRFVAGSVGPLNVTLSLSPRVEDPAYRAVTFDRVRDAYAEQIRALADGGVDILMIETIFDTLNAKAAIAAAREVAPDLPLWISVTIVDLSGRTLSGQTVEAFWSSVEHAEPLVVGVNCALGAAEVRPHVADLSRLANTYVACHPNAGLPNAFGGYDQQPEETGRLLREFADDRMVNIVGGCCGTSPAHIAQVAAAVAGRPTRPVPAPPAQTRFSGLEPFAIGPDTGFVMIGERTNVTGSARFRRLIEAGDHQGAVDVALEQVRGGANILDVNMDADLLDSERAMTTFLNLIATEPEVARIPVMIDSSRWSVLEAGLRCVQGKGVVNSISLKEGEESFLAQARRIRDYGAGVVVMAFDELGQADTVERKVSICARAYDLLTQQAGFAPEDIVFDPNVLAVATGIAEHNGYAKAFIDALPLIKERCPGARTSGGISNLSFSFRGNDVVREAMHSAFLLHAVRAGLDMGIVNAGQLAVYQDIPADLLELVEDVLFDRRPDATDRLVTFASTVTGSGTQRTVDLSWRGTPVRERLSYALVHGIVDFIEADTEEARQQATRPLDVIEGPLMDGMKVVGDLFGAGKMFLPQVVKSARVMKRSVAYLEPYMEAEKEEARLAGRVDTGRGQGKVVLATVKGDVHDIGKNIVGVVLGCNNYEVIDLGVMVPAARILDTAVAEGADVIGLSGLITPSLDEMVSVATEMQRRGLKLPLLIGGATTSRQHTAVRIAPAYDHSTVHVLDASRVVGVVSDLLHPERAGELDLRNRAEQERLRVQHEGRERVALLTLAQARENRERVPYDELPVPAFTGARTVRPELTELREMIDWQFLFLAWELKGKFPAILDQPVARELYDDANTLLDQIIRDGSLRAEGSYGFWPAYADGDDIVLTEHGDGIAGPHFPMLRQQTAKPTGRPNRCLSDYLAPAGDHLGGFAVAVHGAEELAATFEAQQDDYRAIMVKALADRLAEAFAEYLHLRARRDWFEPDAEPAISDLHAERFRGIRPALGYPASPDHSLKQRLFDLLGAETIGMGLTESYAMTPAASVSGLIFANPASRYFTVGRLGRDQVEDYAKRRDMDLSEVERWLRPNLGYEPGQ
- a CDS encoding zf-HC2 domain-containing protein, which translates into the protein MSEPDERCDFAFDDGAYVLGALAPADRAAYERHLASCPSCRQAVAEIAALPGLLSRLDADGLALITAPSPTVESRLPELLTAARTAQRRQRRVTRARYAGTVLAAACLAVVLGLGTDRLLGGDPGTPAAAPPSATPTTTDVQVRMVAMEPVAGAVPVRAEIGLNGTRWGTEVIMRCEYVSSGTHPRTYTYRLVAYGPDGAAEQVGSWLAAPGEEVTFTGATRFSGMDLVRLEVLRSNGTPLLGYDVR
- a CDS encoding sigma-70 family RNA polymerase sigma factor, translated to MSDRDAELLRALHDEHAEALFAHSLRLVNGDRQRAEDLVQETLLRAWRHPEALDPARGSVRAWLFTTARNLAIDAWRRRTSRIGEVITDELPEPPQLTDEADRAVEAWMVAEALARLSSTHREVLVECFYQGRSVAEAAARLGVPPGTVKSRTHYALRSLRLVLAEMGVTQ
- a CDS encoding PhoX family protein produces the protein MSDRPRLLPLLGQTGPHGGRDAMTCLYRCGNACDHPVPNESDNEYFGDVVKAEVTRRGVVRAGAVGALVLGFGGAAAGALAGAAPALAAPGGTPALPDVESFTARKPPAGNGALTFKAIPPNKLDTLVVPNGYDHAVVARWGDPVVPDAPELDVHHQTAARQSKQFGYNNDFVAVLPLDNKGNRALLVVNHEYTNEELMFPGFTSLDALTVEQVRATIAAHGLSVVELERVDGTGEWKLVRSGKRPYNQRITALNTRFDFTGPAAGSAWLKTAADPRGKVAIGTLNNCAGGVTPWGTVLSGEENFNQYFVGGDGAPEALKPKLARYGIPVTERYPSGSRKWDRADERFDLAKHPNEAHRFGWVVEVDPLDPEAKPRKHTALGRLKHEGANVIIAKSGHVVAYMGDDERFDYMYKFVSDKKYIKGNSWTARQHNLTLLESGTLYVAKLDYTSADEIDGSGKLPTDGAFNGRGRWIKLVRGNTSYVPGMTAADVLTFTRLAGDAVGATKMDRPEDVEPSQVTGKIYVALTNNTNRGVGTNPKVDEANPRNANKHGQILEIVEDKGDHTGENFAWSLPIVCGDPTDPSTFFAGYDKTKVSPISCPDNVAFDGAGNLWISTDGNALGSNDGLFATPIEGPEKGHLKQFLTVPIGAETCGPFISTDNRSVFVAVQHPGEISGASIEKPASNWPDGDFAKPGVVVTWRLDGGPVGS
- a CDS encoding IclR family transcriptional regulator, whose product is MRDPLAEPSDLIRSVSRALRVLEAVGRAPKGLTVKQIARRCELTVATTYHLVRTLAYEGYVIRREDGTYIVGLEVADRYRELVTAFRGPPVVGEALRRAASDSGYSHFLGRFVGGQVAITAVAEGPRSPYLEDLVPGFDEGAHATALGKALLATLTPEQRFRYLREYGMRPFTTATLTATDTFEADLTAGDRRGMHLELGQYRQGVACAAVLVTPDKDMERRVVLACALPAAEMMTSARVVRAKLLTVARAVADGLATET